One segment of Sylvia atricapilla isolate bSylAtr1 chromosome 8, bSylAtr1.pri, whole genome shotgun sequence DNA contains the following:
- the LOC136364214 gene encoding cytochrome P450 2H1-like — MEVLGGTTIFLLVCISCLLFATWRSRSQKGKEPPGPTALPIVGNLLQINPWNLAESMKKLSEKYGSVFTVHLGPQKVVVLYGYDVVKEALVDQGDDFSGRGKLPLIKKLFRGTGIVTSDGETWKQLRRFALTTLRDFGMGKKGIEERIQEEAHFLLERLRNTRERPLNPSNILVHAVSNIICSIVFGDRFDYEDERFLTLIAWIEENNKLQASIQTQLYNFFPTVMDYLPGPHQQLIKNFEKVDKFTTDIVMEHQKTQDPTCPRDFIDAFLNKMEQEKGNDDGIFTVETLSRTTLDLFLAGTGTTSITLRFAILILHKYPEIVEKMQKEIDSVIGRDRSPRMADRNQMPFTDAVIHEIQRYIDFLPINVPHAVVRDTKFRGYFIPKDTMIFPMLSSVLHDSKEFPNPEKFDPGHFLNANGTFKKSDYFLPFSTGKRVCAGEGLARMEIFIFLTSILQNFTLKPVIDHKDIDITPVITSLASMPRHYEVSFVPR, encoded by the exons ATGGAGGTCCTGGGAGGGACCACTATTTTCTTGCTGGTGTGCATCTCATGCCTTCTTTTTGCCACATGGAGAAGCAGATCTCAAAAAGGGAAGGAGCCTCCTGGTCCTACTGCATTACCCATTGTTGGAAACCTGCTCCAGATAAACCCATGGAATTTGGCTGAAAGCATGAAAAAG CTCAGTGAGAAGTATGGTTCTGTCTTCACGGTACATTTGGGCCCACAAAAGGTTGTGGTGCTGTATGGCTATGATGTTGTAAAAGAAGCTCTCGTTGATCAAGGAGATGACTTCAGTGGAAGAGGCAAACTACCACTGATTAAAAAACTCTTCCGAGGCACAG GCATTGTGACCAGCGACGGGGAGACCTGGAAGCAGCTGAGACGATTTGCACTCACCACCCTGCGGGACTTCGGGATGGGGAAGAAGGGCATTGAGGAGCGAATCCAGGAGGAAGCTCATTTTCTGCTGGAGAGGCTCAGGAACACACGTG AGCGACCCCTCAACCCCAGCAATATCCTAGTCCATGCTGTTTCCAACATCATCTGCTCCATCGTCTTTGGGGATCGGTTTGACTACGAGGACGAGAGATTTCTAACTTTAATTGCTTGGATAGAGGAAAACAACAAGCTCCAGGCCTCTATACAAACACag ctatATAATTTCTTCCCAACTGTCATGGATTATTTACCTGGACCTCATCAACAACTGataaaaaattttgaaaaagttGATAAATTTACAACAGATATTGTAATGGAACACCAGAAAACCCAGGATCCCACTTGTCCTCGAGATTTTATTGATgcttttcttaataaaatggaaCAG GAGAAAGGGAATGATGATGGAATATTCACCGTTGAGACCTTGAGCAGAACCACACTTGACTTGTTCCTTGCAGGAACAGGAACCACAAGCATCACATTGAGATTTGCAATTCTGATTCTTCATAAATACCCAGAGATAGTAG agaaaatgcagaaggaGATTGATTCCGTGATTGGCCGAGACCGAAGCCCTCGCATGGCGGATCGGAACCAGATGCCCTTCACAGATGCTGTGATCCATGAAATCCAGAGATACATTGACTTCCTTCCTATTAATGTCCCACATGCTGTAGTAAGAGACACCAAGTTCAGAGGCTATTTTATTCCCAAG GACACTATGATATTCCCTATGCTGAGTTCCGTCCTACATGATAGCAAGGAATTTCCAAATCCAGAAAAATTTGACCCAGGACACTTCTTGAATGCAAATGGAACCTTTAAAAAGAGTGACTACTTCCTGCCATTTTCTACAG GAAAACGCGTCTGTGCAGGAGAAGGTCTAGCCCGGATGGagatattcatatttttaacaTCCATCCTGCAGAACTTTACTTTGAAGCCTGTTATAGATCACAAAGACATTGACATTACCCCAGTAATCACCAGTCTGGCAAGTATGCCCCGACACTATGAGGTCTCTTTTGTTCCACGTTAG